The following proteins are encoded in a genomic region of Natrinema sp. DC36:
- a CDS encoding GNAT family N-acetyltransferase, with product MSPDSDADPSVQIRRATHDDYEAVADFTSDIWPERGGDYIPRIYHDWLEDDDETDRKTFLAEVDGEAAGIVQGVMLSPDEAWFQGMRVAADYRRQGVSHRLNEATFEWGRERGATVGRVMVFSWNAVSLGAARASGYTPITEFRFAHPEPDPTAEGPCRVSRDPTAAWRYWTHSGAREQLNGLGLAPEESWAVRELTRDDFEQLADETAVFAVEGEDGIAGAAYRSRTYDREIESDGADGSSGGETIPENTTTETWVEYGLGAWEDVDTARSLFAAIARDAADCEADETRVLIPETARYVTDAAATRTDISEEPDFVLGIDLTID from the coding sequence ATGTCACCCGACTCAGACGCCGATCCGTCCGTCCAGATCCGTCGCGCGACCCACGACGATTACGAGGCCGTCGCCGACTTCACGAGCGACATCTGGCCCGAACGCGGCGGCGACTACATCCCACGGATCTATCACGACTGGCTCGAGGACGACGACGAGACCGACAGGAAGACCTTCCTCGCGGAAGTCGACGGCGAGGCCGCGGGAATCGTCCAGGGCGTCATGCTCTCGCCCGACGAAGCCTGGTTTCAGGGGATGCGCGTGGCGGCCGACTATCGCCGGCAGGGCGTGAGCCACCGGCTGAACGAGGCGACCTTCGAGTGGGGCCGCGAGCGAGGCGCGACCGTCGGTCGAGTCATGGTCTTCTCGTGGAACGCGGTCTCGCTCGGCGCGGCGCGAGCCAGCGGCTACACCCCGATTACCGAGTTCCGCTTCGCGCATCCGGAGCCCGATCCGACCGCCGAGGGTCCCTGTCGCGTCTCGCGGGACCCGACGGCGGCCTGGCGCTACTGGACCCACAGCGGCGCGCGCGAGCAGCTGAATGGACTCGGCCTCGCACCCGAAGAGTCGTGGGCCGTTCGAGAACTCACCCGCGATGATTTTGAACAACTCGCAGACGAGACCGCCGTTTTTGCGGTCGAGGGCGAGGACGGCATCGCGGGAGCGGCCTACCGATCGCGGACGTACGATCGCGAGATCGAAAGCGACGGGGCCGACGGCTCGAGCGGCGGAGAAACGATCCCGGAAAACACGACGACCGAAACGTGGGTCGAATACGGTCTCGGAGCGTGGGAGGACGTCGATACCGCCCGCTCGCTGTTCGCCGCGATCGCCCGCGACGCCGCCGACTGCGAAGCCGACGAGACGCGCGTCCTCATCCCCGAAACCGCTCGGTACGTCACTGACGCCGCCGCGACGAGGACCGACATCTCCGAGGAGCCGGATTTCGTGTTAGGGATCGACCTAACAATCGACTGA
- a CDS encoding amino acid permease yields the protein MPKELERDLGLFAVVAISIGAMVGSGIFILPGLALKTAGPAVILAYLLAGVLVLPAALSKAEMATAMPEAGGTYIYIERGMGPLLGTIAGVGTWFSLSFKGALALVGGVPYVLYLFDLPVKPVALALAVVLVLVNLVGAKQTGRLQVAIVAVMLAAMVWFVVGGLPSTDSTYYDGFFDEGSGGLLAATGLVFVSYAGVTKIASVAEEVENPDRNIPLGILGSLCFTTLLYVLIVVVMVGVTPPDLLSDSAVPMIHAAEATLGRLGVIAVIIAAVLALISTANAGILSSSRYPFAMARDKLAPPSLTEIHDEWGTPVRAITLTGTVMLVLIAFVPILQIAKLASAFQIIVFALVNGAVIAFREGDVGEYDPSFESPLYPWTQLVGIAGGFLLIGYMGTIPLIGAVVITAASVLWYVYYARDRVQREGAATDVVRRSVGRKAVAQTKATVETLDGYEVLVAITEKTSEQRERTLVRIAADIARENDGSVTVVQFDEVADQVPLQQASETQSPADVEFEERTEPLTEAFDVPVTYGEIVSHDTKRAIANFAAHEDADFLLLERSDDPLYAPIFGTTVEWITRKAPCDVLLVEERDLDRIDSVTVITDRGPFDPQKITVANALATEAGGSITLLYPLDDAATETQRETIDEYLAELESLCSVPVNRSIVETEDPERDFVSATNAGDILVIGTDGGRIRGSLFGRPADRIIDSVDCTAVQVKSKQGKSGPIRRFVERLVF from the coding sequence ATGCCAAAAGAACTCGAACGAGACCTCGGCTTGTTTGCGGTCGTCGCGATCAGTATCGGCGCGATGGTCGGCAGCGGAATCTTCATCCTCCCCGGTCTCGCCCTGAAGACGGCGGGTCCAGCGGTTATTCTCGCGTACTTGCTCGCGGGTGTACTCGTCTTGCCGGCCGCCCTGAGCAAGGCCGAAATGGCGACGGCGATGCCGGAGGCCGGCGGCACGTATATCTACATCGAGCGAGGAATGGGACCGCTGCTCGGAACGATCGCCGGCGTCGGCACGTGGTTCTCCCTGTCGTTCAAGGGCGCGCTGGCGCTGGTCGGCGGCGTCCCCTACGTGCTGTATCTGTTCGATCTGCCGGTGAAGCCGGTCGCGCTCGCGCTGGCAGTCGTGCTCGTCCTCGTCAATCTCGTCGGCGCGAAGCAGACCGGACGCCTGCAGGTCGCCATCGTCGCGGTGATGCTCGCGGCGATGGTGTGGTTCGTCGTCGGCGGGCTCCCGTCCACGGACAGCACCTACTATGACGGGTTCTTCGACGAGGGATCCGGCGGTCTCCTCGCCGCGACCGGCCTCGTGTTCGTCTCGTACGCGGGCGTAACCAAGATCGCGAGCGTCGCCGAGGAGGTGGAGAACCCGGATCGGAACATTCCGCTCGGGATCCTCGGCTCGCTCTGCTTCACGACGCTCCTGTACGTCCTCATCGTCGTCGTCATGGTCGGCGTAACGCCGCCCGATCTGTTGAGCGACTCCGCGGTGCCGATGATTCACGCGGCCGAGGCGACGCTCGGCCGGCTGGGCGTGATCGCCGTCATTATCGCGGCCGTCCTCGCGCTGATCAGCACGGCCAACGCGGGGATCCTGTCGTCGTCCCGGTATCCGTTCGCGATGGCTCGAGACAAACTCGCGCCGCCGTCCCTGACGGAGATCCACGACGAGTGGGGAACGCCCGTGCGGGCGATCACGCTCACCGGTACAGTCATGTTGGTACTCATCGCGTTCGTCCCGATCCTCCAGATCGCGAAACTGGCGAGCGCGTTCCAGATCATCGTGTTCGCACTGGTCAACGGCGCGGTTATCGCGTTCCGCGAGGGGGACGTCGGGGAGTACGACCCGAGCTTCGAGTCGCCGCTCTACCCGTGGACTCAACTCGTCGGTATCGCCGGCGGCTTCCTGCTCATCGGCTACATGGGAACGATACCGCTCATCGGCGCTGTTGTCATCACGGCGGCGTCGGTGCTGTGGTACGTCTACTACGCGCGAGACCGCGTCCAGCGCGAGGGCGCTGCCACGGACGTCGTCCGGCGGAGCGTCGGTCGCAAGGCCGTCGCACAGACGAAAGCGACCGTCGAGACGCTCGACGGCTACGAGGTACTCGTCGCGATCACCGAAAAGACGAGCGAGCAACGTGAGCGAACGTTGGTTCGAATCGCCGCCGATATCGCCCGCGAGAACGACGGGAGCGTCACTGTCGTTCAGTTCGACGAGGTGGCCGACCAGGTGCCGCTCCAGCAGGCGTCGGAAACGCAGTCACCGGCGGACGTCGAGTTCGAGGAACGGACGGAGCCGCTGACCGAGGCGTTCGACGTGCCCGTCACCTACGGCGAGATCGTCAGCCACGACACGAAGCGAGCGATCGCGAACTTCGCCGCCCACGAGGACGCGGACTTCCTCCTGCTCGAGCGAAGCGACGATCCGCTCTACGCGCCGATATTCGGGACGACCGTCGAGTGGATCACTCGCAAGGCGCCGTGTGACGTCTTGCTCGTCGAGGAGCGCGACCTGGACCGGATCGACTCCGTGACCGTCATCACCGACCGCGGCCCCTTCGATCCGCAGAAGATCACCGTCGCGAACGCGCTGGCGACCGAGGCCGGGGGCAGTATCACCTTGTTGTACCCGCTCGATGACGCGGCGACCGAGACGCAACGCGAGACGATAGACGAGTACCTCGCGGAACTCGAGTCGCTGTGTTCGGTTCCCGTAAATCGGTCGATCGTCGAAACCGAGGATCCGGAACGGGACTTCGTTTCGGCGACGAACGCGGGCGATATCCTCGTCATCGGGACGGACGGCGGACGGATACGGGGGTCCCTGTTCGGCCGGCCGGCGGACAGAATCATCGACAGCGTCGACTGCACGGCGGTTCAGGTGAAATCGAAGCAGGGCAAGTCCGGACCGATTCGCCGATTCGTCGAACGCTTGGTGTTCTAA
- a CDS encoding Lrp/AsnC family transcriptional regulator: MSEEPLDDLDRTIIYCLQEDARKTSASEIAEKADVSASTVRNRIRNLEESGILTGYRPEVNYEAASYQLQTLIVCTAPIPDREELAQRALEVPGVVAVREVMTGTENVHVEAIGSDSDDLSRIGRDLDELGLEVVDEDLIRNEYERAFHGFDVDEF; this comes from the coding sequence ATGAGCGAGGAGCCACTCGACGATCTAGACAGGACCATCATCTACTGTCTGCAGGAGGACGCGCGCAAGACGTCGGCGAGCGAGATCGCTGAAAAGGCGGACGTCTCGGCCAGCACGGTCCGCAACCGAATACGGAACCTCGAGGAGAGTGGCATCCTCACCGGCTACCGACCGGAGGTGAACTACGAGGCGGCCAGCTATCAGCTGCAGACGCTCATCGTCTGTACCGCGCCGATCCCCGATCGAGAAGAACTCGCACAGCGGGCCCTGGAAGTGCCCGGCGTCGTCGCCGTCAGGGAGGTCATGACCGGCACCGAGAACGTCCACGTCGAAGCGATCGGATCGGACAGCGACGACCTCAGTCGGATCGGCCGAGATCTCGACGAACTCGGCCTCGAGGTCGTCGACGAGGATCTCATACGAAACGAGTACGAGCGCGCATTCCACGGATTCGACGTGGATGAGTTCTAG